One Streptomonospora salina genomic window, CGACGTGGGCGACGGACACCGGATCTACTGGGAACTGTGCGGGAACCCGGCGGGCAAACCGGCGGTGTTCCTGCACGGAGGACCGGGGGCCGGGTGCAGCCCCGACCACCGGCGGCTGTTCGATCCCGAGCGCTACCGGGTGCTGCTGTTCGACCAGCGCAACTGCGGCCGCAGCACCCCCCACGCCAGCGGCGCGGACGTCGATCTCGACACCAACACGACCTGGTCGCTGCTGGAGGACATCGAGCGGCTGCGGGTCATGGCCGGAGTCGACAGGTGGCAGGTCTTCGGCGGCTCGTGGGGCAGCGCCCTGGCGCTGGCCTACGCCCAGGAGCACCCCCGCCGGGTCAGCGAACTCGTGCTGCGCGGCATCTTCACCCTGCGCAACGAAGAGCTGCTGTGGTTCTACCAGAGCGGCGCCTCCTACCTCTTCCCCGACCTGTGGGAGAACTACCTGGCGCCCATCCCCGAGGACGAGCGCGACGACCTCATCGGGGCCTACGCGCGCCGGCTGAACTCGCCCGACCCCGAGGAGCGGTTGGCCGCCGCCCGCGCGTGGAGCACGTGGGAGGGTTCGACGATCACGCTGCTGCCGAACGAAGAGATCCGGGCCCACCACGCCGAAGCCGACTACGCGCTGGCGTTCGCCCGTATCGAGAACCACTACTTCGCCCACGGCGGGTTCTTCACTCCGGGCCAACTCGTCAACAACGCCGGCCGCCTGCGCGGCATCCCCGGCGTGATCGTGCAGGGGCGCTACGACGTGTGCACACCCGCCAAGACCGCCTTCGACCTCGGCCGCGCCTGGCCGGAGGCGCAGTTCCACCTGGTCGACGACGCCGGCCACGCCTTCAGCGAGCCCGGCATCCTGCACCACCTCATCGAAGCGACCGACGCCTTCGCCCGCACCTGAGACCGCGGCCGGCCGGGTGCGGCGGGCCCGTGCGCGCGAACGCCCGCCGCGCCCGGCGTTAGGCTCGGGTGCGAATCAGCGGGCAGCGAGCGCAGAGCGAGGAGAACCATGCGGGTGAGCGTCGACTTCGACCAGTGCGAGAGCAACGCGGTGTGCATGGGCGTCGTGCCGGAGGTCTTCGAGGTGGACGAAGACGACTTCCTCAACGTCCTGCAGGAGGAGCCCCCCGAAGACCTGCGGGCCGAGGTCACCGAGGCCGCCCGCATGTGCCCCAAGCAGGCGATCACGGTCGAGGGCTGACCGCGGCCATCGCGTCCTGCCACGTGGTGGGCTCGCTCAGCAGGCGGCGGTAGCGCATCACCTTCGGGGTGGAGCGCAGCCCCAGCACGCCCACCAGCATCCCGGCCCGGCCGAGGAACGCCACGAATTTGCGGTCCTCGGCCGATCCGTGCACGATCTCGGCGGTGTCGGCGGGTGCCGCCTGCCCCAGCAGCTGGATCTTCATCCCGTACTGGTCGGACCAGAAGTAGGGGACCGGTGTGTACGGGGTTCCCGCGCCGTCGCCCGCAAGGAGGTTGGCCACCGCGGCGGCCGCCTGCTCGCCGGCGTTCGTCCAGTGCTCCAAGCGCATCAGGCCGCCGTAGCGCCGGTACGGCCAGGCCGCGACGTCGCCCGCCGCGTACACGCCGGGAACCGCGGTGCGGCAGTACTCGTCGCAGAGCACCCCGCCGGTGTCGGCGGCGAGATCCACGCCCGACCCCTCCAGCCAGCCCGTTTCGGGAACCGCGCCCAGACCCGCTACCACCAGCGGCGTCTCGATCGCCGTGCCGTCGCCGAGCCGGACGCGCTCGACGTGCCCGTCGCCCTCGAACCCGGCCACTCCCACGCCCAGCCGGACGTCGACGCCCTGGTCCCGGTGCAGCTCGGTGAACACGCCGCCGACGCGCGGGTCGACCACGCGGGTCAGCGGGGTGGCGGCGGCCTCGACCAGTACGACGTCCAGCCCGGCGGTGCGTGCACTTGCGGCGACTTCGGCGCCGATGAATCCGGCTCCCACGACCACGACGCGTTCGGCGGTGGCGAACGCGTCGCGCACCGCTTCGGCGTCGTCGACGGTGCGCAGCACGTGGACTCCGGACAGTGCCGTCGAGGGGCGGCGTGCGCGGGATCCGGTGGCCACGACCACGCGGTCGGCGGTCACCGCGGAGCCGTCGTCGAGCTCGACGGCGCGTTCGTGCGGGCGCAGCAGCCGTGCCCGCCGCCCCAGCCGCAGGTCGAGGTCCAGAGCCTCGAACGCGGACTCCTCGCGCAGGTCCACGCCGGCGGGCCCGCCCTTGCCGGTGAGGAACTCTTTCGACAGCGGCGGGCGCGAGTAGGGCCGGTGCCGCTCCTCACCGATCATCGTGATGCGGCCTTCGAACCCGGATTCGCGCAGGGACTCGGCCGTGTGCAGCCCGGCCATTCCCGCCCCGGCGATCGCGACGTCGCCGATCTCGCCCATCTGCCGCCCTTCGTCGAACGTGTCCCGTGCGGGGCCGCGGGCGCGGTCCCGCACGGTGACAACGCGGCCCGAAGCGCCCCGATTCCGCGTGCGGCGCCGGTTCCCGCGCCGCCGGGGCGGCGGTCACACCGACCGGAGGCGCCCCACCGGTTCGTCACCGCCGCGGATTTCCGATTCGGCGAGGTCGCGTACCGCGTCGACGTCGGCGCCGGCGGCCTCCAGTGCGTCGAGGACCGCCATGGTGCGGGCCCGGAACCAGGGGTCGCCGTCGCTCAGCTTGACCGCCGCGGCCTCGCCGGTGGGTGCGGTCACGGCCAGGACCCCTTCGGCGCCCATCTTGGCGGCCGCGCCCGGCAGCCGCCGCATCAGCAGGGTGTCGATCCGGCCCTCCCCGGCGACGTTCGCGGGGAACTCCCGCATGGCGTCCAGCACCCGGGCCTCGGGAGAGGAGTCCGGCGCGAACGCCATGGCCCGCAGCCCGCGCGCCAGCCCGGCCAGGGAGACGGCCAGTTGCGGCGCTCCGCACCCGTCCACGGCGGTGTGGGCGACGCGCTCGCCGCACGCCTCTTCGATCACCTGGCGCACCAGCTCCTGCACCGGGTGGCCGGGTTCGAGGTAGTCGCCGGTGCTCCATCCGCCGGCGACGCAGGCGGCGAGCATGGCGGCGTGTTTGCCGGAGCAGTTCATCAGCAGCCGGGTGGGGGCGCCGCCGGCCCGCAGCAGCCGGTCGCGTTCGCCGCCGTCCAGCGGCCAGTCGGCGGGACAGCGCAGCGCATCGGTGTCCAGCCCGGCGTCGGCCAGCATGCCCACCACGGTTTTGACGTGGTGGGGTTCGCCGCTGTGGCTGCCGGCGGCGAGCGCGGTCTGGGCGGGTTCGAGCCGGGCTCCGGCGCGCAGCGCGGCCGCCGCCTGGAACGGCTTGGCCGAGGAGCGCGGCAGCATGGGTGCGCGGACGTCGCCCCGCGTGTAGCCGATCTCACCCTGGCGCGTCAGCCCCACGGCCGTGCCGAAGTGCACCCCCTCGCCGAATCCCGATCGGACCACTTCGACCAGCGGGACGTAGTGCGGCTGCGGATTTCGGGGCATGGGAACTCCTCGGTCAGGGGAAGCTCGGGTCTTCGGGGCGCGCCCGCAGGGACGCGGGGGAGCGGCCGGTGGTTCAACGTCTCCGGGGGCGTCGCTCTTCCCCGCGTGTCGTAGTGTCGGCCCGCGGGAGGTGCCGCGATGACGATCGGACGGGGGCTGGACGAAGTGCTGGACGCCGAACCCGACGCGGGGCGGATGGTCCGGATGGGGTCTGTGACCCGCCGCCGGAGCTCCGCCCGCAGCGCACGCGAGCTTGAGTACGCCGTTGTGGACGTGGAGACCACCGGTCTCTACCCCGGCGAGGGCGCCCGGATCTGCGAGATCGCGGTGGTGCGCATGCGCGGCGACGGAACCCTGCTGCGCGAGTTCAGCACGCTGGTCGACCCGGGCCGCGCCATCAGCGGCCAGGAGTTCCACGGCATCGGCGCCAGCGACGTCGTCGGCGCGCCCAAGGCCGCCGAGCTGGTGGGCGTGCTGCGGGGGTTGTTCTCCGGCGCGGTGCTGGTGGGCCACAAACTCGACTTCGAAGGCCGCTTCCTGGCCTCGGAGCTGCTGCCGGCAGGGTTGCCGGGCGGGCTCCCGGGGCTGTGCACACTGCTGGCGCTGCGGTCGCAGGTCGACCTTCCCCGCTATTCGCTGCCGCGGGCCTGCCACACCCTCAGCGGGCACTGGCCCACCGGCCAGCACACCGCGCTGGGTGACGCCCGCGCCTGCGCCCAGCTGCTGGCCGAGTTGCTGGCCAACGCCCCGGGAACGCTGCGTTACACCGGCCCCGACCCGGTCGAGTCGGATTCGGGCGAACCGGATCCCGGCCCGCTCAAGTCGCGCTCCTCGTATGCGTCCACGCCCGGGGCCGTCGCGCTGCGCGGTCACCCTGAGCGCCCGCCGGCGGTGTGGCCGCGCCGCTGGCGCAGGCTGGAGCTCGACCCGCGCGACTGCGTGGGCCGCTTCACCGCCGAGCAGCGCGCGGCCGCCCAGCGCGAAGCGGAGTACCGCAGCGCCGCACGTGAGGCGGCGGCCGCTTCGGCGGCGCTGACCGCGACCGCGGCCGCCACCGGTGCCGCGCGCCTGCTGGGGCGCCGACTGCGTGCGCTGCTGTCCTGAGTCGCGGCGCGTCGCCGGAGCCGCCCGCCGCGGCCCTGCGCCGGTGCGGGATCAGACGCCCGACAGCGCCAGGAAGAAGGCGATGATCAGCGCGCTGCCGCCCACGGCGGTCAGTGCGGCCCGGCCCGCTTCGGTCAACCGGGCCCGGACCAGGTGAGGTGCGCGGCCGGCCGGAATCCGCGGGACGCGGTTGGACATCGCGACGGCGACCAGGACGGCACCGGCCAGGATCAGCAGCAGGGACACCGGGGTCCTCCGGGGGCGGGGGCTGGGCGATGCCCGATTCTGCCGCACCCCGCGGATCGCTGCGCGACCGGAGACCGGCCGCGACCGGGTTCCGGGCCCGCCGCTAAAACCCGGCGTGTGCAAGCCCCTACACGGTGTCGCCGACAGCGCCGGCCGCGGCCGGACTCAGCGCACGCAGCGTGAAGTCCGACACCAGCCGCGCGGCGTCGGCGGCGGTGGTCTCGCCGTGCAGCAGCGGCACGCGCTGTGCGCCCAGCATCGCCAGCACGAGCCGCGCGACCGGCTCCACCGGTGCCGCGGCGAACTCGCCGTCGGCGACGCCTTGGCGCAGGATGCCGGTCAGCAGACGCTGCATCGGCGCGACGTGGTCGGCCAGCGCCTGGTAAGCGGCGGGCCCGAGGCTGGCGCCCAACTCGGCGGCGGCGGGGTGGGGGTGTTCGGCCAGTGCCTCGACCTGGAGGCGGACGAAGGACTCCAGCCGCTGGGCGGCGCCGGCGCTGTCGGGGAGTTCGCGCTGGAAGCGGTCGACGAACCCGGCGGTGGCCTGCTCGGTGAAGGCCAGCAGCAGTGCCGGCTTGTCGGGGAAGTAGTTGTAGAGGACGGTGCGGGTGATTCCCGCTGCGGCCGCCACATCGGTCATGGAGATCTCGTCGATGCCCTGATCCCGTGTGAGAACGGCCACCGCTTCCAGGATGCGCTCGCGGGTCTGGGCGCGGTGCGCGGCGATGGTGGGCGCCGAGATCTTGGGCATGGCTCCATGGTGGCACGCGCGGTCGCGGGCGCGGAGCCGTATTCGGCGGCCCTGCCGGTGTGCGGCCGCCGGGTGCGCCCGCGGGTCAGGCGGCGGTTTCGGGGGCGAACTCGGCGCCGAGGCCGGCCAGTACCGCCACGTTGAGCCGGTAAGCCAGCCGGGTCTCGTCCACGACGCGGCGGCGGGCCGCGGCGTCCAGATCCAGCACGTCGAGCTGTGCGCGGTAGCGCGCCTTGAACCGCGGCAGGCTTCCCAGGGCGGAGAAGTCGTAGAAGGAGGTACCGCGGTGCTCGTCCAGGCCGTAGGCGCGTTCCGCGGCCGTGCGGACGAACTGCCCGCCGGAGAGGTCGCCGAGGTAGCGGGTGTAGTGGTGGGCCACATAGCGGGCGGGGTCCTCGGCGGTGCCTTCGATGCGGGCGGTGTAGGCGCGCGTGGCGGCGGTGGGGGCGATGCGCCTGCGCCAGCCGGTGCCGTACAGGGCGGCCAGGTCGCGCTCCAGGGCCGTGACCCGGAACAGGGCGGGGTCGACGACGCGGCCGGCGACGGGGTCGGCGGCCAGCGAACGGCCGACCTCCTCCAGCGCGACGTAGGCGAAGTAGTGCTGGGCGACCATCGCCGCGTAGCCTTCGCGGGGAAGCGCGCCCTGCAGAAGGGCGCGGCTGAATCCGTGCTGCTCGGCGTCGTCGTGCGCCGACCGGGTGGCCTGTTTCAGCTGTTCGGAGAACGGCGGTCGGACCGCCGCGCCGGTGCGGCGGGGGGCGGGGGCGGGATCCTCGGTGGGGTGGCGGCCGGCTTCAGCGGGCACGTGCCCTCCTTCGTCGCCTGTCGTCCCGAGCGGGATGCTGACATGATGTCAGCACATCCGGGGGTGTTCAAGGGTGAGATGACACGGTGTCGACAAAGCACGCTCGCGGAGGGCGGGTAGCCTGGGGCCGCACGCAGGTGCGATCGAGCGCACCGAAGGAGCGGTGCCCCAGCAGCCGCCACCGATGTTCTCCCGTGCAATCCCGCTAGCGACAACACGTGCAGGGCGACTATCGTTTGACTGCCACAACGGCTGACGACGTGCACCGCGCACCGGTCGACGTAGAGGCGATGTGTGGATACCAGGAAACCAGGACACGATCCCGTGACCATGACCGATACCGAGCGAACGTGGCCGGCCGACGCCGGCCGCGCTGCTGAGGCCGTCATGGAGCGGCAGTCCCCCTCGACCGCCGAGGCGGTCGACGTCCTCCTCGTGGAGGACGACACCCAAGACGCGTTCCTGGTCGAGGAACTCCTCGCCGACGCCGCGCTGGACACTCGCATCACCTGGGTGAGCAGCCTCGCCCAGGCCCGGGAGCACTTCGCCGGGTTCCGCGGCTGCGTCCTGCTCGACCTCAACCTCCCCGACGCTCGGGGCATGGAGCTGCTGCGCGAGGTCCTGACCACCGCGTCCGCGGCGGCCGTGGTGGTGCTGACCGGCTTCAACGACGAGCACGAGGGTATCGCCGCCGTCGCCGCCGGAGCCCAGGACTACCTGGTCAAGGGCCAGGTCGACGGCTCCTTGCTGGCGCGCAGCCTGCGCTACTCCGTCGAGCGCCAGCGTGCCGATGAGAACGCGCGCCAACTGCGCGAGGCCGAGCTCTACGCCCGCGAGAACATGCGCCTGGAGCGCGGCCTGCTGCCCCAGGTGCTGCTGGACAGCTCCCCGCTGAGCCACCGCTCCTTCTACCGGCCCGGCCGCAAGCGCGCCCTGGTCGGCGGCGACTTCTACGACGCGGTGCAGAAGGGCGGCACCACCCACGTCCTCTGCGGCGACGTCAGCGGCCACGGCCCCGACGAAGCCGCGCTCGGCGTCAGCCTGCGCATCGCCTGGCGCGCCCTGGTCATGGGCGGTGTGGCCGAAGAGGAGCTGTTGCCCGCCCTGGAGGGGATCCTCATCAGCGAGCGGGCCCAAGAGGAGATGTACGCCACCCTGTGCCAGGTCAGCCTCGACGCCGGAAGCGAGGACGCCAGGATCCGGCTGTTCGGGCACCCGCCGCCGCTGGTCCTGCAGGACGGCGGCGTCGAGGAGGTCTCCGTCGCGCCCCGCCCGCCGCTCGGCGTCTTCCCCGACCGCGAAACCGAGGTCGAGGACTTCCGGCTGCCCCGCGGCGCCACCCTGATGCTCTACACCGACGGCCTGGTGGACGCCTACGACGGCAGCCCCCCGAACCGCCTGGAGGTCGGCGGCCTGCGCCGCATGGTCGGTGACGTGCTGGCGCGCGGCACCTCCATCGTCGATCTGCCCGAGCACCTGGTCGACGAGGCCGAGCACTACAACGGCGGCCCGCTGCAGGACGACGTCGCCATGCTGCTGATCACCCATGAGGACCGGCCGTGAGAAGGTGGCCGCTGCGCCGCCGTGTGACCGTCCTGCTCGCCTCGGTGGCGGTGGTGCTGGTCGCGTCGGTCTCGACGATCACCCTCGCCGCCTTCGACGCCCGCGAGTCCCTGAACCGGCAGGTCGACGAGCTGACGCCGGCCCAAAGCGCCGTGCGCCAGACCATGGCGGCCTACCTCAACATGGACAACGGCATCCGCGGCTACGCCCTCACCGACGACCTCGACTTCCTCGCGCCCTACCAGCAGGGCAAGGAGGACCTCGGTGAGAGCCTGCCGCAGCTGCGGTCCGTGGCCGAGCGGAACGGCGACGTCGACGGCTACATCAACCGGCTCCTCAAGGCCGGCGAGGCCTGGCAGGAGGACTACGCCGACCCCACTCTGGAGAAGGCCTACGCCGACGAGGAGATCTCCTCCGAGGACTACCGCTTGGGCCGTGAGCGCTTCGACGACCTGCGCGCGGCGGGCGCCCGCGCCGAGCAGCGCATCGACGAGGAGCTGGAGCAGGCCCGCGACGGACTGACCCTGGCCACTCAGCAGGTCGTGGCGCTGCTCGTCCTGGTCGGCGCGGTCGTGGTGGTGCTGTGCTGCTTCCTGTGGGTCATGCTGCAGAGCTGGGTTCTGCGGCCGCTGGACGAACTCGGCAGGCACTTGGTCCAAGTCTCCGAGGGCTACTACGCCCACCGCATCGAATTGCACGGCCCGCCCGAGATCGAGCGCGTCGGCCGCGACGTCGACGCCATGCGCGAACGCATCGTGCACGACCTCGACGAGGTCGGCACCGCCCGCAGGACCCTGCAGGAGCAGTCGGAGCTGCTGGAGCGCCAGACCGACGAATTGCGCCGCTCCAACCTGGAGTTGGAGCAGTTCGCCTACGTCGCCTCCCACGACCTGCAGGAGCCGCTGCGCAAAGTGGCCAGCTTCTGCCAGCTGCTGCAGCGGCGCTACCAGGGCCGGCTCGACGAGCGCGCCGACGCCTACATCGACTACGCGGTCGAGGGCGCCAAGCGGATGCAGACCCTCATCAACGACCTGCTGGCGTTCTCGCGCGTGGGCCGGACGAAGGACGACGCGCCGGTCGATCTGGGCGAGGCGCTCGGCGACGCGCTGAGCAGTCTGGAGACCCGGCTGGAAGAGGCCGGGGCGACCGTCACCGCCGACGACATGCCCACGGTCCGCGGTGACCGCACCCTGCTCACGCAGGTCTTCTTCAACCTGGTCGGCAACGCCGTGAAGTTCCGCGGCGAAGCCCCGCCGCGGGTGCACGTCAGCGCTCGCCGCCAGGGCGAGGAGTGGGTGTTCTGCTGCACCGACAACGGCATCGGGATCGAGTCGCAGTACGCCGAGCGCGTTTTCGTGATCTTCCAGCGGCTGCACACCCGCGACAGGTACGGCGGTACCGGCATCGGCCTGGCGATGTGCAAGAAGATCGTGGACTTCCACAACGGCCGCATGTGGCTGGACACGGCTCCCGGCGCGGATGACGGCGAGTGCGGCGGCGAAGGCGGCGAGTGCTGCGACGACGGCGAACGGTCGCAGGGAACGCGCATCTGCTGGTCGCTGCCCGTCGACGACACCGCCGCCGTCGAGGCGGCCGCCGTCGCCGCCGGGGACGGGAGCGCGGGGACCGGCGAGGACGCGGGCGAAACCGCGTCCGGAACCGGCGGTGAGGAGCAGGAGCGGGGCCCGGGTGCTGCCGCGGGAGGGGGCGCCGGCGGAGGCGCTTCCGCCGGCGGCGAGCCTTCCGGATCCGGGCCCGCGACCTCCGGGGCCCGGCCGGGCGGCGGTCCGGGCGGCGCGGATGCCGCGAGTGGACGAGACGGCGCGCCCCCGGGCGCCTCCGACGACGATGCGGGGCAGGGCGGACGAGAATGAGCGAGGACAACGTGGTGCACGCCATAGAGGTGCTGCTGGTCGAGGACGACCCCGGAGACGTCCTGATGACCAAGGAGGCCTTCCAGGAGCACAAGGTGGGAAACCGCCTGCACGTGGTCTCCGACGGCGTCGAGGCGCTGCGCTTCCTCCGGCGCGAAGGCGAGTACTCCGACGCGCCCAAGCCGCACCTGGTGCTGCTCGACCTCAACCTGCCCCGCAAGGACGGCCGCGAGGTGCTGGAGGAGGTCAAACGCGACGAGGAGCTCTCCCACATCCCCGTCGTCGTGCTGACCACCTCCGAGGCCGAAGAGGACATACTGCGCAGCTACCGCCTGCACGCCAACGCCTACGTCGCCAAGCCCGTCGACTTCGAGCAGTTCATCCGGGTGGTCCGGCAGATCGACGACTTCTTCGTCACCGTGGTGCGCCTGCCCAACGGGTGAATCCGGCCCGGCCGCGGTCCGGCGGGGCACCGCCGTCCTGGGCTAACGTGGGGACCATGAGCCTGCCGGATCCCCTCGCCCCCACAGGTCCCTACCGCGTCTCGGTGGTGTGCCTGGGCAACATCTGCCGCTCGCCGATCGCCGAAAAGGTCCTCACCGCCGAGCTCGAACGCGCCGGCGTCGCCGACGCGGTCGCCGTGGACAGTTCCGGCACCGGCGGCTGGCACATCGGATCGGGCATGGACCCCCGGGCCGCCGCGGTCCTGCGGGTGCACGGCTACCCGACCCACCACTCCGCGCGCAGGTTCGACCCCGCCTGGTTCGGCGACCGCGACCTGATCCTCGCGATGGACCTGGACAACCTGGACGAACTCGTGCACCTCGCCCCCGACCCGGCGATGGAGGGGGAGCGGCTGCGGCTGTTCCGCACCTTCGCGCCCGACGCCGGCCCCGGCCCCGAGGTCCCCGACCCCTACTACGGAGGCGACGACGGGTTCACCACCGTGCTGGGCATGATCGAGGCCGCCGCGGCCGGCCTGGCCGCCGAGCTCGCCGCCCGCTTCGGCCCCGGCGCTGCGCGCTGATCAGCCCCGGGACAGGCGTTCCGGCACCGCGCGCGTGCCGAGCATCGACATGCTGGTCAGGGGTTCACGCACCGGCGTGTCCGGCTTCCAGGGCCAGGAGCGCGCGCTTCGCTTCGACGCCTCCCGAGTACGGCCCGAGGGCGTCGGGGTAGCCGTCGGCCACCACGCGGTGGCAGGGCAGGAACAGGCACAGCGGGTTCTCGGCGAGCGTGCTGGCGACGGCGCGGCGGGCGTTGGGGCGGCCGATGCGCGCTGCCAGTTCGCCCGGCGTGATCGTGGACCCGTAGGGCACGTCCAGCAGCGACCGCAGCACCACGCGTCCGAAGTCGCCGGTCAGCCGCAGGTCCAGGGGGACGTCGAAGGCGGATCTCCGACCGGCGAAGTAGGCGTTGATCTCGCGGCGCACCGGTTCGAGGCCGGCGTCGTGCGGCACGACGTCGGGCGAGACCGCCCGTTCGAGCCGGTCGATCACGGTCTCTTCGGGGGCGAACGAGCACGCGGCCAACCCGGCGTCGGTCAACGCGCAGAACAGGAAGCCCACCGGGGTCTCCGCCACTCCGGTGACGACGTCGAAGGGGACGCCGCGCGCCTCCACGGGTGTCGCGGCGGGTTCGGGGAGCGCGCCCCCGCGGCCCTGCCCGGACCCCGGCGACGTGGCGCGGACCAGCGCGTCGATGTCGTCCGCGCCGGCCCTGAACCCGTCGGTGCCGTCGGAACCGGGGTAACGGTCGCCATGCCACATGCCGGACGTGATCCTCCCGCGTCTCGCGTGTCCGGACCGAGGATGCCACGGCGGGCCCGCGGCTGTCGGCGAGGCGGGCCGGGCACCGCGGATTCCGGCGACGCGTCGGCGGGGAAGGGCCGCGGCCCCTACAGCCGCTGCTGTGCACGCACCGGTCCGGACCTCCGGCGGCGCCGGATGCGGCCGAACGGTTTGGCGGCCGGCAGCACGGTGACCCCGACCAGTACCGACAGCGCCACCGACAGCGCCACGACGAGGCTGAGGCGGTCGGCGCAGGCCGGCAGCACCGTGCCGCCGCGGGTCGCCTCGGACATCCCGGCGGCCACCGGCGTGCCCGCCGAGCCAGCCCGCCGAGGCGACGGCATGCGTGCTCACCGGAGTCGTGCGGGGGAGTCCCGGCCGCACGCTCACGTGCGGCCGCCGCTGCGTTCGCCCGGCGTCCAGTTCAGCGCGCTGGCGCGCTCCAGGAACTCGTCGACGGTGACGTCGCCGCGGGCGAGGCGCTCGGCGAGTACCGCGCGGGCGGCGCGTTCGGGCGGCTCGGCCGCCGGCGCCCACGGCGGGCGGCGGCCCGTGGACCGCGAGATCCACAGGTAGGCGAGCAGACCCGGCAGAACCAGTACGAGGAGCATGGCGGCTCCGATCATCGGCGGGAACGGCGGCGGGTGGTGGAAGCGGTCGGCGGGTCCGGCCGCGAGGACGGTTTCGGCGGCAGCGTCGGCCGCCGCCGTCAGCGCTGTGGTCATGCCTCCAGCGTGCGGCGCCGCACGCCCGCGGCGCGTCGGCCGTGCAGCGGCGGTCGCACT contains:
- a CDS encoding sensor histidine kinase, producing MRRWPLRRRVTVLLASVAVVLVASVSTITLAAFDARESLNRQVDELTPAQSAVRQTMAAYLNMDNGIRGYALTDDLDFLAPYQQGKEDLGESLPQLRSVAERNGDVDGYINRLLKAGEAWQEDYADPTLEKAYADEEISSEDYRLGRERFDDLRAAGARAEQRIDEELEQARDGLTLATQQVVALLVLVGAVVVVLCCFLWVMLQSWVLRPLDELGRHLVQVSEGYYAHRIELHGPPEIERVGRDVDAMRERIVHDLDEVGTARRTLQEQSELLERQTDELRRSNLELEQFAYVASHDLQEPLRKVASFCQLLQRRYQGRLDERADAYIDYAVEGAKRMQTLINDLLAFSRVGRTKDDAPVDLGEALGDALSSLETRLEEAGATVTADDMPTVRGDRTLLTQVFFNLVGNAVKFRGEAPPRVHVSARRQGEEWVFCCTDNGIGIESQYAERVFVIFQRLHTRDRYGGTGIGLAMCKKIVDFHNGRMWLDTAPGADDGECGGEGGECCDDGERSQGTRICWSLPVDDTAAVEAAAVAAGDGSAGTGEDAGETASGTGGEEQERGPGAAAGGGAGGGASAGGEPSGSGPATSGARPGGGPGGADAASGRDGAPPGASDDDAGQGGRE
- a CDS encoding PP2C family protein-serine/threonine phosphatase, whose protein sequence is MTDTERTWPADAGRAAEAVMERQSPSTAEAVDVLLVEDDTQDAFLVEELLADAALDTRITWVSSLAQAREHFAGFRGCVLLDLNLPDARGMELLREVLTTASAAAVVVLTGFNDEHEGIAAVAAGAQDYLVKGQVDGSLLARSLRYSVERQRADENARQLREAELYARENMRLERGLLPQVLLDSSPLSHRSFYRPGRKRALVGGDFYDAVQKGGTTHVLCGDVSGHGPDEAALGVSLRIAWRALVMGGVAEEELLPALEGILISERAQEEMYATLCQVSLDAGSEDARIRLFGHPPPLVLQDGGVEEVSVAPRPPLGVFPDRETEVEDFRLPRGATLMLYTDGLVDAYDGSPPNRLEVGGLRRMVGDVLARGTSIVDLPEHLVDEAEHYNGGPLQDDVAMLLITHEDRP
- a CDS encoding response regulator: MSEDNVVHAIEVLLVEDDPGDVLMTKEAFQEHKVGNRLHVVSDGVEALRFLRREGEYSDAPKPHLVLLDLNLPRKDGREVLEEVKRDEELSHIPVVVLTTSEAEEDILRSYRLHANAYVAKPVDFEQFIRVVRQIDDFFVTVVRLPNG
- a CDS encoding biliverdin-producing heme oxygenase — translated: MKQATRSAHDDAEQHGFSRALLQGALPREGYAAMVAQHYFAYVALEEVGRSLAADPVAGRVVDPALFRVTALERDLAALYGTGWRRRIAPTAATRAYTARIEGTAEDPARYVAHHYTRYLGDLSGGQFVRTAAERAYGLDEHRGTSFYDFSALGSLPRFKARYRAQLDVLDLDAAARRRVVDETRLAYRLNVAVLAGLGAEFAPETAA
- the pip gene encoding prolyl aminopeptidase; this translates as MRTLYPSIEPYDSGMLDVGDGHRIYWELCGNPAGKPAVFLHGGPGAGCSPDHRRLFDPERYRVLLFDQRNCGRSTPHASGADVDLDTNTTWSLLEDIERLRVMAGVDRWQVFGGSWGSALALAYAQEHPRRVSELVLRGIFTLRNEELLWFYQSGASYLFPDLWENYLAPIPEDERDDLIGAYARRLNSPDPEERLAAARAWSTWEGSTITLLPNEEIRAHHAEADYALAFARIENHYFAHGGFFTPGQLVNNAGRLRGIPGVIVQGRYDVCTPAKTAFDLGRAWPEAQFHLVDDAGHAFSEPGILHHLIEATDAFART
- a CDS encoding 3'-5' exonuclease, with product MTIGRGLDEVLDAEPDAGRMVRMGSVTRRRSSARSARELEYAVVDVETTGLYPGEGARICEIAVVRMRGDGTLLREFSTLVDPGRAISGQEFHGIGASDVVGAPKAAELVGVLRGLFSGAVLVGHKLDFEGRFLASELLPAGLPGGLPGLCTLLALRSQVDLPRYSLPRACHTLSGHWPTGQHTALGDARACAQLLAELLANAPGTLRYTGPDPVESDSGEPDPGPLKSRSSYASTPGAVALRGHPERPPAVWPRRWRRLELDPRDCVGRFTAEQRAAAQREAEYRSAAREAAAASAALTATAAATGAARLLGRRLRALLS
- a CDS encoding NAD(P)/FAD-dependent oxidoreductase, translating into MGEIGDVAIAGAGMAGLHTAESLRESGFEGRITMIGEERHRPYSRPPLSKEFLTGKGGPAGVDLREESAFEALDLDLRLGRRARLLRPHERAVELDDGSAVTADRVVVATGSRARRPSTALSGVHVLRTVDDAEAVRDAFATAERVVVVGAGFIGAEVAASARTAGLDVVLVEAAATPLTRVVDPRVGGVFTELHRDQGVDVRLGVGVAGFEGDGHVERVRLGDGTAIETPLVVAGLGAVPETGWLEGSGVDLAADTGGVLCDEYCRTAVPGVYAAGDVAAWPYRRYGGLMRLEHWTNAGEQAAAAVANLLAGDGAGTPYTPVPYFWSDQYGMKIQLLGQAAPADTAEIVHGSAEDRKFVAFLGRAGMLVGVLGLRSTPKVMRYRRLLSEPTTWQDAMAAVSPRP
- a CDS encoding asparaginase, which translates into the protein MPRNPQPHYVPLVEVVRSGFGEGVHFGTAVGLTRQGEIGYTRGDVRAPMLPRSSAKPFQAAAALRAGARLEPAQTALAAGSHSGEPHHVKTVVGMLADAGLDTDALRCPADWPLDGGERDRLLRAGGAPTRLLMNCSGKHAAMLAACVAGGWSTGDYLEPGHPVQELVRQVIEEACGERVAHTAVDGCGAPQLAVSLAGLARGLRAMAFAPDSSPEARVLDAMREFPANVAGEGRIDTLLMRRLPGAAAKMGAEGVLAVTAPTGEAAAVKLSDGDPWFRARTMAVLDALEAAGADVDAVRDLAESEIRGGDEPVGRLRSV
- a CDS encoding ferredoxin; amino-acid sequence: MRVSVDFDQCESNAVCMGVVPEVFEVDEDDFLNVLQEEPPEDLRAEVTEAARMCPKQAITVEG
- a CDS encoding TetR/AcrR family transcriptional regulator — translated: MPKISAPTIAAHRAQTRERILEAVAVLTRDQGIDEISMTDVAAAAGITRTVLYNYFPDKPALLLAFTEQATAGFVDRFQRELPDSAGAAQRLESFVRLQVEALAEHPHPAAAELGASLGPAAYQALADHVAPMQRLLTGILRQGVADGEFAAAPVEPVARLVLAMLGAQRVPLLHGETTAADAARLVSDFTLRALSPAAAGAVGDTV